From the genome of Phytohabitans rumicis, one region includes:
- a CDS encoding penicillin-binding transpeptidase domain-containing protein, giving the protein MRSTYGVMSVVLAAGVLTACSSGDGPDKSVDAFLSGWRSGKLDAVGFVDPVGAKIPAADVTAQIRALSGELVDNPPALKRDGEPKVTEDIATSTVTVDWTLPGGAHWTYPTTVRMSKGKDDAWQVIWEPKVVHEQLTSGDSFAIRRETAERATILDGAGQPIVESRAVVTIGVEPQAISEAAALTKDLGAAFKSVGVDAGLSDLPARIKAAKPDAFVEIITLRENVYLKIRQRLQDMPGTRFRKEQRQLAPTREFARALLGTVDPVLREDIDKNPDKFVVGDLIGHGGLQGKYDDRLRGTTGQTVVITRKGPEKTEDVAEAFRSEPKPGAPLKTTLDQKVQLAADNALKGNPRRTALVAVRISDGAVLAAANGPNGGGDNLAFTASVPPGSTFKMISALALLDKGAVSLDGKVDCPKTATVDGRSFKNSHNMALGSVPFRVDFAKSCNTAFIGLAPKLGDDGLAVAGRSVGLEGAWDLGVNAFSGKVSTGGSAAEQAAAAFGQGTTVVSPLAMAAATAAVARGQWQQPKVLLDPAPAAPAAAGPQLNAASVEALRTMMREVVTNGTASALSDVPGKPVYGKTGTAEYDNNPENTHAWWVGWQDDIAFAVFVEKGGSSTTASVPIAEKFLRGLS; this is encoded by the coding sequence ATGCGTTCCACATACGGGGTAATGAGCGTGGTCCTTGCGGCGGGTGTGCTCACCGCCTGTTCCAGCGGCGATGGACCGGACAAGAGCGTCGACGCGTTCCTGAGCGGATGGCGGTCGGGCAAGCTGGACGCGGTCGGCTTCGTCGACCCCGTCGGGGCGAAGATTCCCGCCGCCGACGTCACGGCCCAGATCAGAGCGCTCTCCGGCGAGTTGGTGGACAACCCGCCCGCGCTCAAGCGCGACGGTGAGCCGAAGGTCACCGAGGACATCGCGACCAGCACGGTAACGGTGGACTGGACGCTCCCGGGTGGCGCGCACTGGACGTACCCGACGACCGTACGCATGAGCAAGGGCAAGGACGACGCCTGGCAGGTGATCTGGGAGCCCAAGGTCGTCCACGAGCAGCTCACCTCCGGTGACTCGTTCGCGATCCGCCGGGAGACGGCGGAGCGGGCCACCATCCTCGACGGTGCCGGCCAGCCGATCGTCGAGTCCCGGGCGGTGGTCACCATCGGCGTCGAGCCGCAGGCGATCAGTGAGGCCGCCGCGCTGACCAAGGACCTCGGCGCGGCGTTCAAGTCGGTCGGCGTGGACGCCGGCCTTTCGGACCTGCCGGCACGGATCAAGGCGGCCAAGCCGGACGCGTTCGTCGAGATCATCACGCTGCGCGAGAACGTTTACCTCAAGATCCGGCAGCGGTTGCAGGACATGCCGGGCACCCGATTCCGCAAGGAGCAGCGCCAACTGGCACCCACGCGGGAGTTCGCCCGCGCGCTGCTGGGCACGGTCGACCCGGTCCTGCGCGAAGACATCGACAAGAATCCCGACAAGTTCGTCGTGGGCGACTTGATCGGGCACGGTGGCCTCCAGGGCAAGTACGACGACCGGCTGCGCGGCACCACCGGGCAGACGGTGGTAATCACCCGAAAGGGACCGGAGAAGACCGAAGACGTCGCCGAGGCGTTCCGCAGCGAGCCCAAGCCGGGCGCGCCCCTGAAGACCACCCTCGACCAGAAGGTGCAGCTCGCCGCCGACAACGCGCTCAAGGGCAACCCTCGACGTACCGCCCTCGTCGCGGTGCGGATCAGCGACGGCGCGGTCCTGGCCGCGGCGAACGGCCCCAACGGCGGCGGGGACAACCTCGCCTTCACCGCATCCGTGCCACCCGGCTCGACGTTCAAGATGATCTCGGCACTTGCCCTGCTCGACAAGGGCGCGGTGAGCCTGGACGGCAAGGTCGACTGCCCGAAGACGGCGACCGTCGACGGCCGCTCCTTCAAGAACTCGCACAACATGGCCCTGGGGAGCGTCCCGTTCCGGGTCGACTTCGCCAAGTCGTGCAACACCGCCTTCATCGGCCTCGCCCCGAAGCTCGGCGACGACGGGCTCGCCGTGGCCGGCCGCTCCGTCGGCCTCGAAGGCGCCTGGGACCTGGGCGTCAACGCGTTCTCCGGCAAGGTCTCCACCGGCGGCTCAGCCGCCGAGCAGGCCGCGGCCGCCTTCGGCCAGGGCACCACGGTGGTCAGCCCGCTCGCGATGGCAGCCGCCACCGCGGCGGTCGCCCGCGGCCAGTGGCAGCAGCCCAAGGTGCTCCTCGACCCGGCCCCAGCCGCGCCTGCCGCCGCCGGGCCCCAGCTCAACGCCGCGTCCGTCGAGGCACTCCGCACGATGATGCGCGAGGTCGTCACGAACGGCACCGCGTCCGCACTGAGCGACGTTCCGGGCAAGCCGGTGTACGGCAAGACCGGCACCGCCGAGTACGACAACAACCCGGAAAACACGCACGCGTGGTGGGTCGGCTGGCAGGACGACATCGCCTTCGCCGTGTTCGTCGAGAAGGGCGGCTCCAGCACCACCGCCTCGGTCCCCATCGCCGAAAAGTTCCTCCGCGGCCTGTCCTGA
- a CDS encoding tetratricopeptide repeat protein — protein MSDPRTTPSIFTRGAVDLSALRTPAPAPAAPAAPPQNGGGGVAVIDVTEATFQSEVLERSLTTPVIIDFWAEWCQPCKQLSPVLEKLAVEGGGAWVLAKIDVDSNQRLAQMFRVQSIPMVYAVVGGQPVDAFAGVVPEPQLRQWLDAVLQAGGVQPAEAPEDPRLVEADDALMTGDLETAERAYKKILAESPADAAAEAGLAHVALARRVAGANPATALATAQAKPDDVPAQLLAADVEVLSGQADKAYSRLVSLIRRTAGDEREEVRKHLLSLFSIAGPDDPAVASARRALASALF, from the coding sequence ATGAGCGACCCACGTACCACCCCGTCGATCTTTACCCGCGGCGCGGTCGACCTCAGCGCGCTGCGTACCCCCGCGCCGGCTCCGGCGGCGCCTGCCGCCCCACCGCAGAACGGTGGCGGTGGCGTGGCTGTGATCGATGTCACCGAGGCCACATTCCAGAGCGAGGTGCTGGAGCGGTCGCTCACCACTCCCGTCATCATTGACTTCTGGGCCGAGTGGTGCCAGCCGTGCAAGCAGCTCTCTCCGGTGCTGGAGAAACTGGCGGTGGAGGGCGGCGGCGCCTGGGTGCTCGCCAAGATCGACGTCGACAGCAACCAGCGCCTGGCGCAGATGTTTCGGGTGCAGAGCATCCCGATGGTGTACGCCGTGGTCGGCGGGCAGCCGGTCGACGCGTTCGCCGGGGTGGTGCCCGAGCCCCAGCTGCGCCAGTGGCTCGACGCGGTGCTCCAGGCCGGGGGCGTGCAGCCCGCGGAAGCCCCGGAAGACCCGCGCCTCGTCGAGGCGGACGACGCGCTGATGACCGGCGACCTCGAGACGGCCGAGCGGGCGTACAAGAAGATCCTCGCCGAGTCGCCCGCCGACGCGGCCGCCGAGGCGGGCCTCGCACACGTGGCCCTCGCCCGGCGGGTCGCCGGCGCCAACCCGGCCACCGCGCTCGCCACCGCCCAGGCCAAGCCCGACGACGTGCCGGCCCAGCTGCTCGCCGCCGACGTCGAAGTGCTCAGCGGGCAGGCCGACAAGGCGTACTCCCGGCTGGTCAGCCTGATCCGGCGCACCGCCGGTGACGAGCGTGAGGAGGTCCGCAAGCATCTGCTGTCGCTCTTCAGCATCGCCGGCCCCGATGATCCGGCAGTGGCAAGCGCGCGGCGGGCCCTCGCGAGCGCACTCTTCTAA
- a CDS encoding FtsX-like permease family protein — protein MIALVLSMLAARKAQAVAVLLLSVFAVGAAVAGPVYLDAVDRAVAGTEVAEADRVERTISLSAFVGPEETVDIEGFDSVIPRALDVEGFDQVYSAQFAVLGVEPDPDISWLTFRSDVCPHLRIVAGRCLMSAGETVLGEQTARRLGLAPGAGLTVQAARYSEEARRYLPAGSPTPLTVVGFYRPLDTAEVYWGRTGWFALGTRDSDREPMFVNRQTVDATEHLQDYRTVEAVPGLGALDADHLDQVRFDLADMRDELLGGTGSSGFFAQVAIDLDGLLDRVDQAQTVARRVVPVAAVPLVGLCWFVIFLAVAYGTTGRRHELGLVALRGARRPVRWWLTAGESTLAILAGAPIGYVAGTAAVWLVARVRFDGGAELSGAALPYAGIALGGALLAGLLAQRQQLASPVADLLRRVPARQGTWRSTAVEATVVVLTVVAVFQLRGFEGELVGLSLLVPSLVAVAFALIAARLLMPLAARVGGRALRRGRLGIALGALQLARRPGSHRLFVLLAVAVALLGFAAVGVDVAGRARAERAAVETGADRVLSVLPVDAARLLTAVREVDPEGRYAMAVAVLPPATVNDPPVLAADTTRLDRVATWRPEFGTAPARVSALLRPATPEPYVLRGERITALVDTPPHDGGQLRIAVTLRPLDGDSRSGSRSACSRPGFTRTPGRPTGAPPAAGCWASRRCTPAPARTTPTSWSGSCATPTPAGCSSRRPTSPRPAAGGGRQTARYGPPPAGWRSPPPAAARRTPGRCRPTCRYRCPWWPPGGSGRARS, from the coding sequence GTGATCGCCCTCGTCCTGTCGATGCTGGCGGCCCGCAAGGCGCAGGCGGTGGCCGTGCTGCTGCTCAGCGTCTTCGCCGTGGGCGCCGCGGTGGCCGGGCCGGTCTACCTGGACGCCGTCGACCGGGCGGTGGCCGGCACCGAGGTGGCCGAGGCGGACCGCGTCGAGCGCACCATCTCCCTGTCCGCGTTCGTCGGTCCGGAGGAGACCGTCGACATCGAGGGGTTCGACTCCGTCATCCCGCGCGCGCTCGACGTCGAGGGATTCGATCAGGTGTATTCGGCGCAGTTCGCGGTGCTCGGCGTCGAGCCGGATCCCGACATCTCGTGGCTGACGTTCCGCTCCGACGTCTGCCCCCACCTGCGGATCGTCGCCGGGCGGTGCCTGATGTCGGCGGGCGAGACGGTGCTCGGCGAGCAGACCGCGCGCCGGCTGGGGCTGGCGCCGGGTGCCGGCCTCACCGTCCAGGCGGCCCGCTACAGCGAGGAAGCCCGGCGATACCTGCCCGCCGGCTCGCCGACCCCGCTGACCGTCGTCGGTTTCTACCGGCCGCTGGACACGGCCGAGGTCTACTGGGGACGCACCGGCTGGTTCGCGCTGGGCACGCGCGACAGCGACCGCGAGCCGATGTTCGTCAACCGGCAGACCGTCGACGCGACGGAGCACCTGCAGGACTACCGGACGGTCGAAGCGGTGCCGGGCCTGGGCGCGCTCGACGCCGACCACCTCGACCAGGTCCGCTTCGACCTGGCCGACATGCGCGACGAACTGCTCGGCGGCACCGGCTCGTCCGGCTTCTTCGCCCAGGTGGCCATCGACCTCGACGGCCTGCTGGACCGCGTCGACCAGGCGCAGACCGTGGCCCGGCGGGTGGTGCCGGTGGCCGCCGTGCCGCTGGTCGGGCTGTGCTGGTTCGTCATCTTCCTCGCGGTGGCGTACGGCACGACCGGGCGCCGCCACGAGCTGGGGCTGGTTGCTTTGCGGGGTGCGCGCCGGCCGGTGCGGTGGTGGCTCACCGCCGGCGAGAGCACGCTCGCGATCCTGGCCGGCGCCCCCATCGGGTACGTCGCCGGCACCGCCGCCGTGTGGCTGGTGGCCCGGGTCCGGTTCGACGGCGGCGCGGAGCTGAGCGGCGCCGCCCTGCCGTACGCGGGGATCGCCCTCGGCGGGGCGCTGCTGGCCGGGTTGCTCGCCCAGCGCCAGCAGCTCGCCAGCCCGGTGGCCGACCTGCTGCGCCGGGTGCCGGCCCGGCAGGGCACCTGGCGGTCCACCGCGGTGGAGGCGACGGTCGTCGTGCTGACCGTGGTCGCGGTCTTCCAACTGCGCGGCTTCGAGGGCGAGCTGGTGGGGCTCTCGCTGCTCGTGCCCAGCCTCGTGGCGGTCGCCTTCGCGCTGATCGCGGCGCGCCTGCTCATGCCGCTCGCCGCGCGGGTCGGCGGGCGCGCGCTGCGCCGCGGCCGGCTCGGTATCGCGCTCGGCGCGCTGCAACTGGCCCGGCGGCCCGGCAGCCACCGGCTCTTCGTGCTGCTGGCGGTCGCGGTCGCGCTGCTCGGGTTCGCCGCCGTGGGTGTCGACGTGGCCGGTCGCGCCCGCGCCGAACGGGCCGCCGTGGAGACCGGCGCCGACCGCGTGCTCAGCGTCCTGCCGGTCGATGCGGCGCGGCTGCTCACCGCCGTGCGGGAGGTCGACCCCGAGGGGCGGTACGCGATGGCGGTGGCCGTGCTGCCGCCCGCCACCGTCAACGACCCGCCGGTACTGGCCGCCGACACCACCCGGCTGGACCGGGTCGCGACGTGGCGGCCCGAGTTCGGCACCGCCCCGGCGCGGGTGTCCGCCCTGCTGCGCCCGGCCACCCCGGAGCCGTACGTGTTGCGCGGCGAGCGGATCACCGCGCTGGTGGACACCCCGCCGCACGATGGCGGGCAGCTCCGGATCGCGGTGACGCTCCGGCCGCTCGACGGGGACAGCCGGTCCGGGTCTCGTTCAGCGTGCTCACGGCCGGGGTTCACACGTACGCCGGGACGGCCGACGGGTGCGCCGCCGGCTGCCGGCTGCTGGGCATCGAGGCGGTGTACGCCCGCACCGGCCCGCACGACGCCGACGTCGTGGTCCGGGAGCTGCGCGACCCCGACTCCGGCCGGGTGCTCGTCCCGGCGGCCGACTTCGCCGCGGCCGGCGGCTGGCGGGGGTCGGCAGACGGCAAGGTACGGGCCACCGCCGGCGGGTTGGCGATCACCACCACCAGCGGCGGCGCGGCGGACACCTGGGCGCTGCCGGCCGACGTGCCGGTACCGCTGCCCGTGGTGGCCGCCGGGCGGCTCCGGGAGAGCACGAAGCTGA